In Polyangiaceae bacterium, one genomic interval encodes:
- a CDS encoding TIGR01777 family protein — MAKSDVVKSVLLTGGTGFIGRKLTKTLLDRGDSVTVLSRDPSRTSGRLPKGSIAVAYDPEREGPWLDELGRASAVVHLAGENVGQRWTEDAKRRILSSRVDSTRLVVEGMRRAEKKPDVFVCASAIGIYGPRPSTERLTETSARGEGFLADVVDAWEAAARPAETLGVRTVMLRIGIVLGEGGGPLEKMLLPFKMFAGGPIGSGSHVISWVHADDVVGLILFCLDKPEARGPINAVSPNAVTNEELSKAIGRAMHRPSWFRVPEAFIKVGMGEAAEIVTTGQHVLPRRAEELGYSFRWPNLDPALASILK, encoded by the coding sequence ATGGCAAAGAGCGACGTGGTCAAGTCCGTGCTGCTCACGGGCGGAACGGGATTCATCGGGCGAAAACTCACGAAAACGCTGCTCGATCGCGGCGACTCCGTGACCGTGCTGTCACGCGATCCATCGCGCACGAGTGGGCGCTTGCCCAAGGGCTCGATCGCAGTTGCATACGATCCCGAGCGAGAAGGCCCGTGGCTCGATGAGCTCGGTCGCGCTTCGGCCGTCGTTCACTTGGCCGGTGAAAACGTGGGGCAGCGCTGGACCGAGGACGCCAAGCGCCGGATCCTGTCCAGCCGAGTGGATTCGACGCGGCTCGTCGTCGAAGGCATGCGGCGTGCGGAGAAAAAGCCTGACGTGTTCGTGTGCGCATCAGCCATCGGGATCTACGGACCACGGCCGAGCACCGAACGACTCACTGAAACGTCGGCGCGTGGTGAAGGGTTTCTCGCGGACGTGGTGGATGCTTGGGAAGCCGCAGCAAGGCCGGCGGAAACGCTTGGTGTTCGAACGGTCATGCTGCGCATCGGGATCGTGCTGGGCGAAGGAGGCGGGCCGCTCGAGAAAATGCTCTTGCCGTTCAAGATGTTCGCTGGCGGTCCCATTGGATCGGGCTCACACGTGATCTCGTGGGTTCACGCGGACGACGTCGTGGGCCTCATCCTGTTTTGCCTCGACAAACCTGAAGCTCGAGGTCCCATCAACGCTGTTTCTCCGAATGCGGTGACGAACGAAGAGCTATCGAAAGCCATTGGTCGCGCGATGCACCGGCCGTCGTGGTTCCGCGTCCCCGAAGCGTTCATCAAGGTGGGCATGGGCGAAGCGGCCGAGATCGTGACGACGGGGCAGCACGTTTTGCCGCGCCGTGCCGAAGAGCTGGGCTACTCGTTTCGCTGGCCAAACCTCGACCCGGCGCTGGCGTCCATCCTGAAGTAG